The proteins below come from a single Garra rufa chromosome 25, GarRuf1.0, whole genome shotgun sequence genomic window:
- the LOC141301325 gene encoding mucin-2-like: MVVASMEIVRMSQMWMLRWVALLVGLQSIQAGFMEDYGVTRDPADFMWTTPTPTLGMEGYFVPVRSSNHVNSICSMWGNFHFKTFDGDFYQFPGTCEYNLVSECQSLIHQFSVHVKRTENSSSPKITRVLVTINDITIEITANQITVNGENKSLPVHVAGILVEESTIYIRVHSKMGITVMWNKEDAVLVELDSKYSNRTCGLCGDYNGVPVYNEFIQSGYERQVGYIEFGNKHRVPNPLVDCKNPSEEDDKQNLADQSEKHRADCENLLKEEDWFACITILDPEPYIKACMKDMCLCQPEDTDNSTLCATLSEYSRQCSHAGGTPPTWRRADFCAVLCPYNMVHSESGSPCIDTCSHKDTNTLCEQHTIDGCFCPPGTVFDEISNMGCIPVEKCRCKHDRVYSPGEVLLTHNEECVCKEGNWICTSIPGPGLCAVEEGSHFTTFDGKEFTFHGDCNYVLSKYNEEAKFIILGRIVPCVTRNTDTCLKSIEVLFNNDKNHRLVIKADGTVQHNAIVSLPYMTADFTVFMPSSFHIILQTTFGLQVQVQLVPLMQVYITVDQSFQNKTSGLCGNFNKVVSDDLKTPQGVVEGTAVTFANAWKAQSNCLDHTERMDDPCSYSSDSEHFAEHWCSKMKKKESLFAQCHASVNPDSYYKRCKYSVCTCEKSEDCLCAVFSSYARACAAKNIILQGWREIVCKKYTENCPASQSYSYQLQSGQPTCLSLASERQSCRDDFVPVDGCACPDGLYQDENGLCVPMEKCPCFNNGMTVQPGTSVNIKDEHCVCVNGTFHCLSRKPPVVECPPSKVFFNCSTARPDEHGLLCAQTCMQKEVDCFSQDCESGCQCPAGLLDDGRGNCVKHYDCPCAHNGQFYAPGTEITVDCNSCTCQQGTWTCTENICPGICTIYGSGHYKTFDQQRFGFRGECSYIAAQDKCGNKTGIFHVITENIPCGTTGTTCAKAVIILLGRTKLELYRGTVTAFDTESGPLINYNKTNIGMYIVIDAEIGLTVLWDRKTTVSIILQPKHMGNVWGLCGNFNGNGKDDFTTQGSLQTTDVKEFADSWKVLGTCPDAELDFDPCSKNLEREPWAKLQCSIIKDSESAFKHCHNKVDPNPYYENCVRDSCACDTGGDCECFCTAVAAYAQACNRSGVCVDWRTPDICPVYCDYYNKPEGCTWHYNPCGIPCYKTCRNPLGICNNNLPNLEGCYPKCPKDKPIFDEPSQVCVKECNSCNYGGKQYAHNNTIYNIQDDMGMCYYAVCINATVITTQKPCITTTQPTKTSTSTGITPLTFPTTSTTTTPTLPMSTETPSITGTSTGTTPPSTTTITSTTTTTPMPPVSTEIPSTTSKITETTPSTFTTTTTPNTYMPSNSTEILSTTSTPTGTTPTSTVTTTPMPDYTYWHNTYFNSNNYSNARCINRNTIYNY, encoded by the exons ATGGTTGTTGCCTCCATGGAGATTGTGAGGATGTCCCAGATGTGGATGCTGAGATGGGTTGCCCTACTGGTGGGGCTGCAGTCGATACAAGCAg GCTTTATGGAGGATTACGGAGTTACGAGAGACCCTGCTGACTTTATGTGGACAACTCCAACTCCAACATTAG GTATGGAAG GCTATTTTGTTCCAGTTCGTTCCAGCAACCATGTCAACAGCATCTGTAGCATGTGGGGAAACTTCCACTTCAAGACATTCGATGGGGACTTTTATCAGTTCCCAGGCACATGCGAGTATAACCTGGTATCCGAATGCCAAAGCCTCATTCACCAGTTCTCAGTTCACGTGAAGAGAACAGAAAACTCCAGTAGTCCAAAGATCACCAGAGTCTTGGTTACCATTAATGACATTACCATCGAAATCACCGCAAACCAGATCACGGTCAACGGAGAAAA taAATCGCTGCCAGTGCATGTCGCAGGAATCCTTGTAGAAGAGAGCACAATTTACATCAGGGTCCATTCCAAAATGGGCATCACTGTCATGTGGAATAAAGAGGATGCAGTCCTG GTGGAGCTGGACTCCAAATATTCAAATCGCACCTGTGGATTGTGTGGCGATTACAACGGGGTTCCAGTTTATAATGAGTTCATTCAATCAG GATATGAACGACAGGTCGGCTACATTGAGTTTGGGAACAAGCACAGAGTTCCTAACCCATTGGTTGATTGCAAAAATCCTTCTGAAGAAGATGATAAGCAAAATTTGGCAGACCAGTCTGAAAAACAT CGGGCAGAttgtgaaaaccttttgaaagaGGAAGACTGGTTCGCCTGTATCACGATTTTGGACCCTGAGCCGTATATCAAAGCCTGTATGAAAGACATGTGCTTGTGTCAACCTGAAGACACAGACAACTCCACACTTTGTGCGACTTTGTCTGAATATTCACGTCAGTGTTCACACGCTGGGGGAACTCCGCCAACCTGGAGAAGAGCTGACTTCTgcg CTGTGTTGTGCCCCTACAATATGGTACATTCTGAAAGTGGCTCCCCCTGTATAGACACATGCTCACACAAAGATACAAACACACTCTGTGAGCAACACACCATCGATGGCTGCTTTTGCCCACCAG GAACTGTGTTTGATGAAATCTCAAACATGGGCTGCATCCCAGTGGAAAAGTGTCGGTGCAAACATGACCGCGTCTACAGCCCAGGAGAGGTTCTTCTCACACATAACGAGGAATg TGTATGTAAGGAGGGAAACTGGATCTGTACGAGTATTCCCGGTCCTGGCCTGTGCGCAGTAGAGGAAGGATCTCACTTCACCACCTTTGACGGGAAAGAATTCACTTTCCATGGAGACTGCAACTATGTGCTCTCAAAA TACAATGAGGAGGCAAAGTTCATCATACTGGGTCGGATTGTTCCTTGTGTTACCCGTAATACTGACACCTGCTTGAAATCTATAGAAGTGCTGTTTAACAATGACAAAAACCAT CGTCTAGTGATTAAAGCTGACGGGACAGTACAACACAATGCAATAGTTTCACTTCCTTACATGACAG CTGACTTCACGGTGTTCATGCCATCATCGTTTCACATCATTCTTCAGACCACCTTTGGGCTGCAGGTGCAGGTACAGCTGGTGCCTCTTATGCAGGTGTACATCACCGTGGACCAAAGCTTCCAGAACAAGACTAGTG GTCTTTGCGGAAATTTTAACAAAGTGGTGTCAGATGATCTGAAGACCCCTCAGGGAGTGGTGGAGGGTACAGCGGTTACCTTCGCAAACGCCTGGAAGGCCCAGTCCAACTGCCTCGACCATACTGAAAGAATGGACGACCCCTGTTCCTACAGCAGTGACAGCG AACACTTCGCTGAGCACTGGTGTTCCAAGATGAAGAAGAAGGAGAGCCTTTTTGCCCAATGTCACGCTAGTGTTAATCCAGACAGCTACTACAAA AGATGTAAATATTCCGTCTGCACCTGTGAGAAGAGCGAGGACTGTCTGTGTGCGGTGTTCTCCTCGTACGCCCGGGCCTGTGCGGCTAAAAACATAATCCTCCAAGGCTGGCGAGAAATTGTGTGCA agaaatatacagagaATTGCCCAGCCTCGCAGAGCTACTCATATCAGCTGCAGAGCGGCCAACCTACCTGTCTGTCTCTGGCCTCTGAGCGCCAAAGCTGCAGAGATGACTTTGTGCCTGTTGACGGATGCGCATGTCCAGATGGACTCTACCAGGATGAGAATGGACTGTGTGTACCTATGGAAAAATGTCCATGCTTCAACAATGGAATGACAGTCCAACCTGGCACATCTGTCAACATTAAGGACGAACACTG TGTTTGCGTGAATGGAACATTCCACTGTCTGTCCAGGAAACCCCCAGTTGtgg AGTGTCCTCCTTCAAAGGTTTTTTTTAACTGCAGTACAGCACGTCCAGATGAACATGGATTATTGTGTGCACAGACTTGTATGCAGAAGGAAGTTGATTGT TTCTCACAGGACTGTGAATCTGGCTGCCAGTGTCCTGCAGGTCTACTGGATGATGGCAGAGGAAACTGTGTTAAACATTATGACTGTCCATGTGCTCACAATGGACAGTTTTATGCACCAGGAACTGAGATAACTGTAGACTGCAATAGCTG CACTTGTCAACAGGGAACATGGACATGCACAGAAAATATCTGTCCAGGCATCTGCACAATATACGGAAGCGGGCATTATAAAACTTTTGACCAGCAGAGATTCGGCTTTAGGGGAGAGTGCAGTTATATAGCTGCTCAG GACAAATGTGGAAATAAGACTGGAATTTTTCATGTAATCACTGAGAATATTCCTTGTGGAACAACGGGGACGACATGCGCAAAGGCTGTTATCATCCTTTTGGGG AGGACTAAGCTAGAGCTTTATCGTGGGACTGTAACAGCCTTTGATACTGAAAGTGGCCCACTGATCAATTACAACAAGACAAACATTGGGATGTACATTGTCATTGATGCTGAGATTGGACTGACAGTTTTATGGGACCGCAAAACAACCGTCAGCATCATTCTGCAACCTAAACACATG GGAAACGTTTGGGGACTATGTGGAAATTTCAATGGGAATGGAAAGGATGATTTCACTACTCAAGGCAGTTTGCAAACCACAGATGTGAAGGAGTTTGCCGACAGCTGGAAAGTGTTAGGCACCTGTCCTGATGCTGAATTAGACTTTGACCCATGCTCTAAGAACCTTGAACGAGAGCCATGGGCAAAACTACAATGCAGCATCATAAAAGACAGTGAATCTGCATTCAAACATTGCCATAACAAG GTGGATCCAAACCCATATTATGAGAACTGTGTGAGGGACTCGTGTGCATGTGACACAGGTGGAGACTGTGAGTGCTTCTGTACAGCTGTTGCAGCTTATGCTCAAGCCTGCAATAGATCAGGCGTTTGTGTGGACTGGAGAACACCTGATATCTGCC CTGTGTACTGTGACTACTACAATAAACCAGAAGGATGCACATGGCATTACAATCCTTGTGGTATACCTTGCTACAAAACCTGTCGCAACCCTCTTGGTATCTGCAATAACAATTTACCCAACCTGGAAG gatgTTATCCAAAATGTCCAAAGGACAAACCTATTTTTGATGAGCCAAGTCAGGTCTGTGTGAAGGAGTGTAATA GCTGTAACTACGGTGGCAAACAATATGCCCACAACAACACCATTTACAACATTCAGGATGACATGGGAATGTGCTATTATGCAGTATGCATAAATGCCACTGTAATCACAACACAGAAACCCTGCATAACTACAACCCAGCCAACTAAAACTAGTACAAGCACTGGTATAACACCTTTAACATTTCCTACCACCTCCACTACTACTACGCCTACTCTACCAATGTCAACAGAAACACCATCTATAACTGGTACAAGTACTGGCACAACACCACCTTCAACAACTACAATCACCTCCACTACTACAACTACTCCTATGCCACCTGTATCAACAGAAATACCATCTACAACTAGTAAAATTACTGAAACAACACCTTCAACATTTACAACCACCACTACTCCAAATACTTATATGCCATCTAATTCAACAGAAATACTATCTACAACTAGTACACCTACTGGCACAACACCTACTTCAACAGTAACAACTACTCCTATGCCAGAT TACACCTACTGGCACAACACCTACTTCAACAGTAACAACTACTCCAATGCCAGATGTATCAACAGAAATACCATCTACAACTACTGA